A window from Acidobacteriota bacterium encodes these proteins:
- a CDS encoding division/cell wall cluster transcriptional repressor MraZ, translating into MRGNRPAKIDDKGRLKVPTVFRSAIAAQYGDDVFVTSTDGKAAFIYPLRVWTDMEAQLAQAPSSDPRVRRYKEAVNYYGQEAAFDKQGRVLIQGLLREQAEIVGEVMVLGLGNHLEVWNKEHIGKRQSDHPLTPEELGTLAADYGI; encoded by the coding sequence GTGAGAGGGAACAGGCCCGCGAAGATCGACGACAAGGGGAGGCTGAAGGTGCCGACGGTCTTCAGGTCGGCAATCGCGGCGCAGTACGGCGACGACGTGTTCGTGACGAGCACCGACGGCAAGGCCGCGTTCATCTACCCTCTGCGCGTCTGGACCGACATGGAGGCGCAGCTCGCACAGGCTCCCTCATCGGATCCCAGGGTCCGCCGGTACAAGGAAGCGGTCAACTACTACGGGCAGGAGGCGGCCTTCGACAAGCAGGGGCGCGTCCTGATTCAGGGTTTGCTCCGGGAGCAGGCGGAGATAGTCGGGGAGGTGATGGTCCTCGGGCTGGGCAATCACCTCGAAGTCTGGAACAAGGAGCATATCGGCAAGCGGCAGAGCGATCACCCGCTCACGCCGGAGGAACTCGGCACGCTCGCGGCGGACTACGGCATCTGA